AATTAAAACTTCCTGCTCACTTGTTTGCAAATTACAGATGCCCCTGCATTCTTCTGCTACACAACAAGGGCATAGCATGCAGCATCCTACACCTGCACCACCTTCACAGCAAGCAGGTGGCTTCCCTCCAAAGTCACCATTCCAGTTTAATGCTGTGCCTCAGATTCGAGATCAGCAGCACCTACCCCAGTTCCAGCAACAGTCGCCCCTTCAAGGGCTCATGGGCATGAGACCCGGTGCCGTGAATGCGATGCAACAGGCCATGCTAACTGGACCTGGCAGTTCAGGGAAATTCATGGATGCTCGAGGAAGCAAGCAAGATGGCTCGGAGGCTGGTTCAGTTGATGGACAGGGGAGGTTGAGTTTTGGACCGTAAATTTCAGGTATTGCTAACTCGTTGATTCCTCGAGGCGTTTATAGTGAGTAGGATTTATTGAACACTGATAAACTGCTAACTTGATACCTGTGAACAGTCAGTCAAGTAACATCCTTCTCCTTTCTCACTGTAGTGTAGGTGTTGGAATGATAGGCCCTCCTGGGATGATCTTTTTCATCAATTAAAAGAATTGGAATAGGCATTGCTGATTATAGAGAATACCATTTTTGTTTTCCCTTTCCAACCTTTTCGTTTTGGCATTTAAATTTTGTAAGCGACCTGTGGATGCATAtcatatttataagaaaaattcttaCTGAATTTGTCCTTTAATTTTCCTCGCTAAGAAAATTATTCCTTGTGGAAATAAAATGTGGCGGGAAAACAGTATGAATGCAGATCATTTGGCAGAGCGGTGGTTGTCTCGGTTGTTTTGTTTCCATTGTTCCAAACACACACTTACAAGGAGGTCTGTTGTATCGGGATTCGCCTTAGGCACATCAGTCTGTTGTTACAATGCTTTTAAGTTACCAAATCTCGGAGGCTGGGAACCTAATTTGACATTAAAAGTGTGTTGGTGAAATTGCTAGTGTGTATCTTGGAAGAATGTTCTTTGGTTATGTTTGGGAGCATGAGCATGATTTGTTCAAATTCATAGTTGCGTACGAGTGAGTCTAAATCCCACAAATGGTAAATTCTGTGTGGAGTGTTACGAAATAGAAATGTTCCTACCTCATCATTGGGGGAGGAGGAAACATTCCCACTTCGGCACTTCCACCTGGCATCTTCACTCGCGCTATCGCTATTCTGTAGTGGACCAAGTGCCAGGGCATCATACAAGGAGGGAATCTCGAGTGATATTCTGCCTCCGTTGACTCCCTGGACTTTGGAATGGCTTGCGAAACTAATGACTTCGGTCACTTGGGGgaaaaaaaatcattcaaaaaagAAAGTTGACTCAAAATTCTGTGTATAATTGGACTTTTATCACGTCATCTCAAACGATTTTTAAGATAAACAAGTTACTTTCACATCTAGAATGGTTTCATTAGATTACTTTTTCATTCAAACTGTGTTTTTTAAATATAGAATAACGAGTCGTagtacaaaatttttttaataaataatgcGCGGAAGGGTGCTTTTTGGGTTTTTTCAAATACAGACTAGCGGGCCAGAACCCGAACATCAGCCATTCCCACTTTCACTTTTAAACAAATGTAAGCAGCTCAACGGAATGACCCTCAGATTCAGGAtatccaaaattttaaaatagctaAATACATAGTAAAAAGCAATATACAATTTTTGTTTTGCTCATCTTAACCTGTAATGTAATAAATATTTTGATACCGAGCACTGGTAATTCACAGGATCACCCTTTACCTTTTATTCTGCACTTTTTTCCTCACAAAATCCTCCAtacgaaaaaaaaataaaaaaaaggcaaAAACAAAAGTTTGAACCATAAACTAATACCACAACATCATCATACATCAAGCTGCATTTGGCATTGAACTAAGATGAAAATTATAGCATAGGGTATTTAAGTGAGATTTTAGCCCATTCAAAACAACTGTTGGGATGTTATAAGGAAGCTATTCAATGCACAGATGCAAAAATCACTGCAGCAAATTGAATTACAGTCTGTCTGGAGTATAATAACACTGGaaaattaacaattttttttGCAGTAAAACAATAAAACGAAAAATAAATCAGCTGGTGATTCCAATCAGAGAATTCTATATCAATGCAAAATATTGCTGGACATTTCAATCAGAGAATTCTATAACGATACAAAATATTGCTGGACATTTTAACCACGCCACCTTCCTCTTCAGACCGCTTCATGATATCTATCCTCATATTTATACGCTTACATGCTGCACATTGGTGCAGACTCGTCATAGCAAAATTATCCAACAGAATCCAGACTCTTTCCTGCCAACCAAATAAACATTATAAAAAATGACCAGAGCAAATCAATAGTAGAACAATACGTGCCAGTCCTTGGTAAACAAAAAGGAAGCATTATCCTAATGGTTTACGCAGACTACATAAAcatttataaatcttgtgtgtaatataatataatcaaaatatatCTTCAACAACTAGACTAAAAGATTGATGAAATTGCGAGCTACCTCAAAATGCAACTTCCTAGCACATCATCATCCATTGTATATAAAGCACATTATTTCCACTTCACATCATTtcacattaaaaaaattgataggattgaatgCAATTCATGTGTTCTTGCATTTGAGATTCTGAGAACATATATCATCTATTCCTAAACGTTCATTAGCCCTGCCAATCTGGTTTGTGTCTCCTCGTCAAACAAAATTTGGGTGAGCTCCTGGTTTATGGGAATTTCTGTTCTTTGCTGAATAATTGGAGTTTAAATGATAAACTGATAAACCTTAAAATCTTAGCTAGCTTTTGCTGGCGTGTTTGGAAATGGACGAACAAATGCTTGTTTAAAGGAAAACAATTCAGGCATCTCTACGGTATCCAGGAAGCTTCCTTCACTCTTAATCAATTTGATATTAAATTGAATTTCTATTTGGGATTTTGAAGGCTGCAGAAGAAGACCTATTGCAGCAGGAATAAGGACCATTGGCCAGGCTTTTTCAAACTTAATTTGTTGCTATGCGGCATTGTCCCCTTCTGGAGAAGCTGCCACAGGCATTGTGCTTAGACGAGGAAGCATGAAGCATCTATCCTTAATGCATTATGGGCATCAAATCAAGAAGGCATTCTGTGCACCAGGCCCAGGCTTGGGTGATTATGGAGGGGCTTGTTGAAGAGGTCCTTAGTGGGTATCCAAAGCAAAAGTGGTTGGGATGTCATCTTTGGTTTGTAAAGATAACTTCTCCCTTGGCCAATGGGCCTATAGGATATCTGTAAATTTTGGCTGGGtttcattttaaaaaaacaaaaatacttGATATCATTCATAATCACAAGATACAATAAGAAAACTCGGTTTTGGAACACGAGCATGCCTGTACTATATTCTACCATTTGTTCTGATCATCACAACTTGCAAAAGACTTCCACAGGATGACGCAACTTATAAATCCAAAATTCACAGAAAATAATACATAATACTATGTTTGGAGCATGAAATTTGAATCTCAAATTTGAAATTGTATGAATTTCAGCAAATTTTGTATCATCTTTTAGAAAAACAAAGTTTGTATTGTAGATtgtctaaatccacacaaattcaaggCCAAAactccatgctcccaaacacagcataaatatattttcaaatccaTAATAAAGTTCACTGACTTACTATCTTCTAGAAGCTCCTGCAGGTCCAGTTGTCCTGTCAATATACATATTAAGTTCCATCAGCTTTTATTTGACTGTAGACATGGTCATAAGAATGTATTTTCAGTGCATGATAAAGATCATTTGACAATACCTGCCCGGTTGTTTGCTGGAAAAATTTGAAGCATGCCTGCCATTACTTAACCCTCTGTTTTGAGGACTCCCAGAAACCAACTTATCAGCATTTGCTCCATTTCCAACAGTCATGAGTGCAGATGACTGGCCAGGCTTTACTTCAGAACCATTCAATTCCAAAGCATCTTTAGGTTTGCTCAAGatttttatatttgagaaattaCCAGCAACTTTAACACAAACACCATTAGAATGCTGATTCTGCATGGACAGCCTTAAAACGCTGTCAGTTGCATTTGCAGGAGTGGCAGCTGCATACTCCTTAGGAGCAGTTTTCTCAGCCTTTGCATATTTGGAATCAATGGATGGAACCTTCTTCAGTCGGTGAGACTGTGCCATGGGAGTAACAGCAACAGATGGCAACAATGACGAGTAAGGAGATGAAACTGCAGCAGCTGCAGCAACTTTTGCAACAGCAGCTGTAGCTGCTATGGTTTCTTGTGCACCTTCTCGAAGCTGAATGTAATCCCCTTCAATTACAAATAACTGAAATTGCAAGATGAGATCTCAGGAGATAATTTACATATGCAATGAATAAGGAAATgtataatatacaaatataaataataaaaaactatAATTCCAGAAGAATTACTTCAGGGTGACCAGTCACAAAGTCATCAAGCTTTCCATATTTCCTCTTGTAATCATGCCAATGCAAAGGTGCAAGCATTTTGCCAAGCCTATTTGGCAGCTGAAGTTGACAACATAAAATATATCATCAATTAAACCAGGCTTGGGAAAAAAATGTAAGATAAAACCATAGCTAAAAGGATcagatttaatttttataaatgcaCTAACCGTTGAGCTAATCCGAATTCTCCCACCCGATCCAGGAGGAATTGTACGAACTATGCAAGCCAAAAGTGCTTGTTCATCAAGAAGAGCTGCCTCTGGACCCTTCCCAACTGTTACTGTATTTGTCTGTCCAATTGAGACAAATGCTTCAGGAAAAACTGCAGCAGCAGCACTGCTTATTGTGGTTTCACCAAAATTAGCTGGATGGTTAAGAGCATCAGACAGTGATGTGCTGGAAGCAGAACTCAGTTGCTCTGTAGGCTCTAGTCCATGATTCGTCATTTTGATGGCATTCTTCTCCTGAGGCagtgaaaatttaaaaaatcagcTTGATTACTACCATAGTAACAATCTGCTTTCAGGAACTCCAGAATCACCAGAAGCAAAATGGATCCACCAGGATCCAAgacaaacccaaattaaaaaaaaaaaaggtccagCAATAATCACAAACCTTGGTCTCACTATTTTGTTCAAGAGAGTCCAATCGTAAAGCTTCATGGAATTGGGAAGAAATTTGCTGCAAGCTCTGCTGAGGTTGTGGGGCAACCAAGAAGCTTTTATCAATAGACTCATGAACCTGAATAGAGCGCATCGGTCATCAAAATACAAGGAAGAATTCATACTCCGGTACTTTGAACTGCAACATCATACGCTACAATACCTGTGCTTCCTCAGTTGATGATGTGACAACAGAATCAGGCCCCACTCCTTGGCTGATATGAACCTCCAAATAGTCTGGACGAAGAGATTGCCCATTTACAGGCATTTCATATTCATAATTAGAATCTGACTTCAATAGTTTTTGTTCACTTTGTGATGGTGGATATTGGTCGTGAGTTGACATTTGTGAAGCTTCTGGTACACCCTGCAAGAGGACAAGAACAAgggtgcaaaaatataaacaaatactATGAGCAATGCTTAACAAGGAAAAACGAAGAAAACTTTCTGTTAGTGGATAGTACCTGCTGATTCTGCCAATGTTGGAGGGATGAAATAGCTGGAACTGAGTGGAAGTGGCTGGCATGAGACTGAGAAACATGGGGTGGCACAGAGTGGGACACCCCCTGTTGATGCATAACAAACGGATGTAGTGCAGTCACCTGCCCAGGAGGCAGGTAGGTAGGCATCCCAAGTATTGATGATGGAGCAACTGGAAGTCCAGGAACATGATCGGTCTAATaaagataagaaaattttggAAGTTATAGAAACGATAAAAACAAATTTAAACTCGATTAGCATTTGAGGCAAAAGTAAAATATCATTCCCCAAAGAAacataaataaacaaatgaaaaattGAAAGCTAAACAAATAATAGAATTAACAATAGAGGTCGGTCATTACCACAAGGTATATAATTAGATGTACAgctaaagattttaaaatttgctCTCTTAAAGGGCCTAAAATTAAGCCCCATCCAAAATGCACACTTGACAAACAGGGACTAGAAGCCTCACAAGCAGTAATATAACATATGGAGTAATGCTGGAGACAACCCTGCATCAAGGCATTGGGCACTTTCAGATCCTCAACCCctcaaaaagtaaaaataacTAAGGTAAAAACCATATCCTCTTCGGCCTCTAGCTTGTATTGTACTTTCTGTC
The Malania oleifera isolate guangnan ecotype guangnan chromosome 13, ASM2987363v1, whole genome shotgun sequence DNA segment above includes these coding regions:
- the LOC131146242 gene encoding uncharacterized protein LOC131146242 isoform X1, with translation MEAAAGVAAGRGVSLPMPTSRKEWRVVSEHQSVQNAGDEDLECSKFGQSDERTIYEVQQGREPLDVDFCSITMDGSLDINILQQRLHGVVRQREELQQVEIELRARVIARSEILEMQNSYDAQIKEHTNANVKLQDRLRECEQTIHELERKMEEKERELHDIKLANEAAWAKEDLLREQNKELATFRRERDNSEAERAQHLKQIHDLQEHFQEKDRQFIELQEQNRVAQETLLFKDEQLREAQAWISRVQEVDALQSTTNHSLQAELRERTEQYHQLWLGCQRQFAEMERLHLHTLQQLQLELAEARERSGTYNDESHVSQSSSKDVSQFGQNNGSQLEMNVGSTSSGNSGVLPNGTAGNISSFVSASNASTQTDHVPGLPVAPSSILGMPTYLPPGQVTALHPFVMHQQGVSHSVPPHVSQSHASHFHSVPAISSLQHWQNQQGVPEASQMSTHDQYPPSQSEQKLLKSDSNYEYEMPVNGQSLRPDYLEVHISQGVGPDSVVTSSTEEAQVHESIDKSFLVAPQPQQSLQQISSQFHEALRLDSLEQNSETKEKNAIKMTNHGLEPTEQLSSASSTSLSDALNHPANFGETTISSAAAAVFPEAFVSIGQTNTVTVGKGPEAALLDEQALLACIVRTIPPGSGGRIRISSTLPNRLGKMLAPLHWHDYKRKYGKLDDFVTGHPELFVIEGDYIQLREGAQETIAATAAVAKVAAAAAVSSPYSSLLPSVAVTPMAQSHRLKKVPSIDSKYAKAEKTAPKEYAAATPANATDSVLRLSMQNQHSNGVCVKVAGNFSNIKILSKPKDALELNGSEVKPGQSSALMTVGNGANADKLVSGSPQNRGLSNGRHASNFSSKQPGRTTGPAGASRR
- the LOC131146242 gene encoding uncharacterized protein LOC131146242 isoform X2; translation: MEAAAGVAAGRGVSLPMPTSRKEWRVVSEHQSVQNAGDEDLECSKFGQSDERTIYEQGREPLDVDFCSITMDGSLDINILQQRLHGVVRQREELQQVEIELRARVIARSEILEMQNSYDAQIKEHTNANVKLQDRLRECEQTIHELERKMEEKERELHDIKLANEAAWAKEDLLREQNKELATFRRERDNSEAERAQHLKQIHDLQEHFQEKDRQFIELQEQNRVAQETLLFKDEQLREAQAWISRVQEVDALQSTTNHSLQAELRERTEQYHQLWLGCQRQFAEMERLHLHTLQQLQLELAEARERSGTYNDESHVSQSSSKDVSQFGQNNGSQLEMNVGSTSSGNSGVLPNGTAGNISSFVSASNASTQTDHVPGLPVAPSSILGMPTYLPPGQVTALHPFVMHQQGVSHSVPPHVSQSHASHFHSVPAISSLQHWQNQQGVPEASQMSTHDQYPPSQSEQKLLKSDSNYEYEMPVNGQSLRPDYLEVHISQGVGPDSVVTSSTEEAQVHESIDKSFLVAPQPQQSLQQISSQFHEALRLDSLEQNSETKEKNAIKMTNHGLEPTEQLSSASSTSLSDALNHPANFGETTISSAAAAVFPEAFVSIGQTNTVTVGKGPEAALLDEQALLACIVRTIPPGSGGRIRISSTLPNRLGKMLAPLHWHDYKRKYGKLDDFVTGHPELFVIEGDYIQLREGAQETIAATAAVAKVAAAAAVSSPYSSLLPSVAVTPMAQSHRLKKVPSIDSKYAKAEKTAPKEYAAATPANATDSVLRLSMQNQHSNGVCVKVAGNFSNIKILSKPKDALELNGSEVKPGQSSALMTVGNGANADKLVSGSPQNRGLSNGRHASNFSSKQPGRTTGPAGASRR
- the LOC131146062 gene encoding GRF1-interacting factor 2-like — encoded protein: MQQSPQMTNIPPSFAQQAITTEQIQKLLDENKRLILAILESQNVGKFSECTMYQSQLQKNLMYLAAIADAQPPTSMPPSQMPLHSSATQQGHSMQHPTPAPPSQQAGGFPPKSPFQFNAVPQIRDQQHLPQFQQQSPLQGLMGMRPGAVNAMQQAMLTGPGSSGKFMDARGSKQDGSEAGSVDGQGRLSFGP
- the LOC131146242 gene encoding uncharacterized protein LOC131146242 isoform X3 codes for the protein MEAAAGVAAGRGVSLPMPTSRKEWRVVSEHQSVQNAGDEDLECSKFGQSDERTIYEGREPLDVDFCSITMDGSLDINILQQRLHGVVRQREELQQVEIELRARVIARSEILEMQNSYDAQIKEHTNANVKLQDRLRECEQTIHELERKMEEKERELHDIKLANEAAWAKEDLLREQNKELATFRRERDNSEAERAQHLKQIHDLQEHFQEKDRQFIELQEQNRVAQETLLFKDEQLREAQAWISRVQEVDALQSTTNHSLQAELRERTEQYHQLWLGCQRQFAEMERLHLHTLQQLQLELAEARERSGTYNDESHVSQSSSKDVSQFGQNNGSQLEMNVGSTSSGNSGVLPNGTAGNISSFVSASNASTQTDHVPGLPVAPSSILGMPTYLPPGQVTALHPFVMHQQGVSHSVPPHVSQSHASHFHSVPAISSLQHWQNQQGVPEASQMSTHDQYPPSQSEQKLLKSDSNYEYEMPVNGQSLRPDYLEVHISQGVGPDSVVTSSTEEAQVHESIDKSFLVAPQPQQSLQQISSQFHEALRLDSLEQNSETKEKNAIKMTNHGLEPTEQLSSASSTSLSDALNHPANFGETTISSAAAAVFPEAFVSIGQTNTVTVGKGPEAALLDEQALLACIVRTIPPGSGGRIRISSTLPNRLGKMLAPLHWHDYKRKYGKLDDFVTGHPELFVIEGDYIQLREGAQETIAATAAVAKVAAAAAVSSPYSSLLPSVAVTPMAQSHRLKKVPSIDSKYAKAEKTAPKEYAAATPANATDSVLRLSMQNQHSNGVCVKVAGNFSNIKILSKPKDALELNGSEVKPGQSSALMTVGNGANADKLVSGSPQNRGLSNGRHASNFSSKQPGRTTGPAGASRR